The Streptomyces cadmiisoli genome has a segment encoding these proteins:
- a CDS encoding DUF2975 domain-containing protein — MGQLTVLALRVVLGALLAGSVFVQTVMVPLLAIDMRGLDAEVAHLRTPVLVIVVLGVAAVQVVLACVWRLVTMVRRGTVFSHAAFRYVHIVIGAIVAAATLVFTLGVVLAPGEAVPPGIVLLIGGLGLAALGVALVVLVLRMLLAQAVARDVEASRMRAELDVVI, encoded by the coding sequence ATGGGACAGCTGACAGTGCTGGCACTGCGCGTCGTACTGGGGGCGCTGCTGGCCGGATCGGTGTTCGTGCAGACGGTGATGGTGCCGCTGCTGGCCATCGACATGCGAGGGCTCGACGCGGAGGTCGCCCATCTGCGCACCCCGGTCCTCGTGATCGTGGTCCTGGGCGTGGCCGCGGTCCAGGTCGTCCTGGCCTGCGTGTGGCGGCTGGTGACGATGGTGCGACGCGGAACGGTGTTCTCCCACGCCGCCTTCCGCTACGTGCACATCGTGATCGGCGCGATCGTCGCTGCCGCGACACTGGTGTTCACACTCGGGGTGGTTCTCGCACCCGGCGAAGCCGTCCCCCCGGGCATCGTCCTGCTGATCGGCGGTCTCGGCCTCGCCGCCCTCGGGGTCGCCCTTGTCGTCCTCGTCCTGCGCATGCTGCTCGCCCAGGCCGTCGCACGCGACGTCGAGGCCAGCCGGATGCGGGCCGAGCTGGACGTGGTGATCTGA